A single Flavobacterium sp. 1 DNA region contains:
- the gldJ gene encoding gliding motility lipoprotein GldJ, protein MRVNKTIPLKIMLSLALILGLASCSKKTKSDSASRGTGWNVSSSKGGFAKGTAGKPQETGPGLVFVEGGTFTKGLVQDDVMHDWNNVPSQQHVMSFYMDETEVTNLMYLEYLEWLKKVYPPTEENYKNIYEGASPDTLVWRNRLGYNETMTNNYLRHPAYANYPVVGVNWVQAVEFSKWRTDRVNEAVLEKNGYLKKNAKTLDVSAESNFNTETYLASPTSTYGGNEEILLKGRGASKKAPKPDKDGKVVEEKNVYAQRSSGIILPEYRLPTEAEWEYAAAADVGQREYNIYKGQKKYPWSGSYTRSGKRSNKGFQLANFKQGNGDYGGIAGWSDDGADITNEVKKYPANDFGLYDMAGNVAEWVADVYRPIVDVETNDFNYFRGNVYTKNKIGKDGKIEIITNKDIVYDTLSNGKLVPKFLPGEIAQVPVDDNETYLRQNFSTSDNINYRDGDKQSSKYYKFASTDADAGKKSDKEIMYNSPKQNVRIDSLGNMERKYDKSTKRTTLINDAVRVYKGGSWRDRAYWLDPAQRRFFPQDMATDYIGFRCAMSRVGSKSNTKRTPRN, encoded by the coding sequence ATGAGAGTAAATAAGACTATTCCGTTAAAAATAATGCTGTCCCTTGCATTAATATTAGGATTAGCTAGTTGTAGCAAAAAAACTAAATCCGACAGTGCATCAAGAGGTACGGGTTGGAACGTAAGCAGTTCTAAAGGAGGCTTTGCTAAAGGAACAGCTGGTAAACCACAAGAAACTGGTCCAGGATTGGTGTTTGTCGAAGGCGGAACTTTTACAAAAGGACTAGTTCAAGACGATGTGATGCATGATTGGAATAATGTGCCAAGTCAGCAGCATGTTATGTCTTTTTATATGGACGAGACAGAGGTGACCAACTTAATGTATCTTGAATATCTTGAGTGGTTGAAAAAAGTGTATCCTCCAACAGAAGAAAATTATAAAAATATTTATGAAGGAGCTTCACCGGACACACTTGTTTGGAGAAATAGATTGGGATATAATGAAACAATGACCAATAACTATTTGAGACATCCTGCTTATGCTAATTATCCTGTTGTAGGAGTAAATTGGGTTCAAGCGGTTGAATTTAGCAAATGGAGAACAGATCGTGTAAACGAAGCTGTACTTGAAAAAAATGGTTATTTAAAGAAAAACGCCAAAACATTAGATGTTTCAGCTGAAAGCAATTTTAATACTGAAACTTATTTGGCTTCTCCAACATCAACTTATGGAGGAAATGAAGAAATTCTTTTGAAAGGGAGAGGAGCTTCTAAAAAAGCACCAAAACCAGACAAGGATGGAAAGGTTGTTGAAGAGAAAAATGTTTATGCGCAAAGATCTTCAGGAATTATATTGCCAGAATACAGACTGCCAACTGAAGCCGAGTGGGAATACGCAGCAGCAGCTGATGTAGGACAAAGAGAATATAATATCTATAAAGGCCAAAAGAAATATCCTTGGTCTGGAAGCTATACACGTTCAGGAAAAAGATCTAATAAAGGTTTCCAATTAGCCAATTTCAAACAAGGTAATGGTGATTACGGCGGAATCGCAGGTTGGTCTGATGATGGAGCAGATATTACAAATGAGGTTAAAAAATATCCAGCAAATGACTTTGGTCTATACGATATGGCTGGTAACGTGGCAGAATGGGTTGCTGATGTTTACAGACCTATAGTTGACGTTGAAACTAATGACTTCAATTATTTCAGAGGAAATGTTTATACCAAAAATAAAATTGGTAAAGATGGAAAAATTGAAATTATCACGAATAAAGACATTGTTTATGATACTTTAAGCAATGGTAAATTGGTTCCTAAGTTTTTACCAGGCGAAATAGCACAAGTGCCAGTTGATGATAATGAAACTTATTTGAGACAAAATTTCAGTACTAGTGATAATATCAATTACAGAGATGGTGATAAGCAGTCTAGTAAATATTATAAGTTTGCTAGTACAGATGCTGATGCTGGAAAAAAATCTGACAAAGAGATTATGTATAATTCACCTAAACAAAATGTAAGAATCGACAGTTTAGGAAATATGGAAAGAAAATACGATAAGTCTACTAAGAGAACAACTTTGATAAATGATGCAGTTCGTGTGTATAAAGGAGGATCTTGGAGGGACAGAGCTTATTGGTTGGATCCAGCACAAAGACGATTCTTTCCTCAAGATATGGCAACAGATTACATCGGATTTAGATGTGCTATGTCTAGAGTGGGGTCTAAATCAAATACCAAAAGAACACCAAGAAATTAA
- the murF gene encoding UDP-N-acetylmuramoyl-tripeptide--D-alanyl-D-alanine ligase: MDINYIHNLFLKCSSVSIDTRKIGVNSFFVAIKGDNFDANTFAKEALDKGASYVLIDNKDYFIDERTILVENCLTALQELSKFHRNYLKLPIIALTGSNGKTTTKELINVVLSKKFVTKATVGNLNNHIGVPLTLLSFNEQTEIGIVEMGANHKKEIEFLCEIAQPDYGYITNFGKAHLEGFGGFEGVIQGKSEMYQYLSKNNKLAFVNFDDPIQVEKIKDLKSYSFGVNRKNVDININHIEANPFVVVSYSQNQIFSHLIGLYNANNINAAIAIGNYFGVQNDAIKEALESYIPENNRSQLITKGTNKIILDAYNANPSSMKVAIENFLLLDKTNKTLFLGDMFELGSESLAEHKGVLDLLINQDGIDCFFIGKDFYKNKITKPNFFFFENFENFSEAIKSKKFDNNMILIKGSRGMALERVLELI, translated from the coding sequence ATGGATATTAATTACATTCATAATTTGTTTTTGAAATGCAGTTCAGTTTCAATTGACACTCGTAAAATCGGTGTAAATTCCTTTTTTGTTGCTATAAAAGGAGATAATTTTGATGCAAATACTTTTGCTAAGGAAGCTTTGGATAAAGGAGCTTCATATGTATTGATTGATAACAAAGACTATTTTATTGACGAAAGAACTATTTTGGTTGAAAATTGTCTAACGGCTTTGCAGGAATTATCCAAGTTTCATAGAAATTATTTGAAACTGCCTATAATTGCTCTTACTGGCAGCAATGGAAAAACGACTACAAAGGAATTAATAAACGTTGTTCTCTCTAAGAAATTTGTAACTAAGGCTACAGTTGGAAACTTAAATAATCATATTGGAGTGCCGTTAACATTATTATCTTTTAACGAACAAACTGAGATTGGGATTGTGGAAATGGGAGCCAATCATAAGAAGGAAATAGAGTTTCTTTGTGAAATTGCGCAGCCTGACTATGGTTATATTACTAATTTTGGGAAAGCACATCTTGAAGGATTTGGAGGATTTGAAGGTGTTATCCAAGGGAAAAGTGAAATGTATCAGTATCTTTCAAAAAACAATAAATTGGCATTTGTGAATTTTGATGATCCTATTCAAGTCGAAAAAATAAAAGATTTAAAATCGTATTCTTTTGGAGTAAACAGAAAGAATGTAGATATAAATATTAATCATATTGAAGCGAATCCTTTTGTGGTTGTTTCTTATTCTCAAAATCAAATTTTTTCTCATCTAATTGGCTTGTATAACGCAAATAATATAAATGCTGCAATTGCAATAGGTAATTATTTTGGTGTTCAAAATGACGCTATTAAAGAAGCTCTTGAAAGTTATATTCCTGAAAATAACAGGTCGCAATTAATTACTAAGGGAACAAATAAAATCATTTTGGATGCTTACAATGCCAATCCCAGCAGTATGAAAGTGGCTATTGAAAACTTTCTGCTCCTAGATAAAACTAACAAAACTCTTTTCTTGGGAGATATGTTTGAATTGGGAAGTGAAAGCTTGGCAGAACATAAAGGAGTGTTAGATTTGTTAATAAATCAAGATGGTATTGACTGTTTTTTTATTGGTAAAGATTTTTACAAGAATAAAATAACAAAGCCAAATTTTTTCTTTTTTGAAAATTTCGAAAACTTTTCTGAAGCTATTAAAAGTAAAAAATTTGACAATAATATGATTCTTATCAAAGGGTCTAGAGGAATGGCTTTGGAACGTGTTTTAGAGCTAATTTAA
- a CDS encoding triple tyrosine motif-containing protein has product MKFTKSIIFTISLILIISLVQASYSQVKELGIPDIKNYKRNEYKGGTQNWDIDQDKNGNLYFANNSGLLKFDGTSWHKYSMPNTVLQSLKIDASGRIYVGGSNEFGYFLNNQKGNLVYHSLSQNFIKNKKITKNINLIWKIHCYQDEVIFQSFTKVFFLKKNKLRYYECKNNFQFSFLVNNKLYFQDKKLGLLYYSNEKFTPLKGTTALNNSEIWTIFPLPNGKLIIATLENGLFVYDNNSIRPWQTEANNYLQKNSSLGGCMIKNKFIVFNTVLNGIIISDLNGKIIQHLNRQKGIQNNTVLKSFVDKKNNLWLGLDNGIAFVTENSPFTYFDYSYNMGTVYASLVYKNTLYVATNQGLFYQKYDEIHFDKPFNRVEGTISQAWNIQLINGQLLCASNNGALLIENNKIAKVLNHQGYFGFLSIPNHPDYIIGENYNGFSIFKKKNNILEFENSVAGFDEAANMLETFIDDNFIWVKKSSILYQMKLSDDLKKFEKITIHTKISEKYKGIESIQKLDGKIYFQTKNHFYRYSKEQEIFFEDRKISSLFKNTLPLNRIIEDRLGNLWYRYNTTLGVLEKNKNGNYIKKEAPFTNLSGNLVTDYISINSVNPNNVFIGLTEGLAHYDSTIPNNFITKPKVYIDSFSSLQDTIITGNLSNSNENHNLSYSSNQVKFTFSSPIYENSQNTTYSYKLEPFEENWTNWTSSSMKEYTNLREGDYIMKVKVKNNYGVESEPAKLYFTISPPWYRHSLAYLSYFILVIIAVYIVYNRIKLKIRKNKYYETIEQRRLYLEKESKIRQEQHELEKEIEKLKNDNLQIQILAKDKELVTNSLQVVKKNKVLNGILQKVKEIDIKVLDEPTKFQVTRLNKSIIKEVNNDKSWKDLEKHIKNVHFDFLKRLKEKYPTISPRELDLSTYLLMNMSTKEITEIMNISIGGVELARYRLRKKLGLNKKENLIGFLMSI; this is encoded by the coding sequence ATGAAATTTACGAAATCAATAATCTTTACGATATCTCTAATCTTGATCATTTCACTCGTTCAAGCGAGTTATTCACAAGTCAAAGAACTAGGAATTCCGGATATTAAAAATTACAAGAGAAACGAATATAAAGGAGGAACTCAAAATTGGGATATCGACCAAGACAAAAACGGAAATCTATATTTTGCCAACAATAGTGGACTATTAAAATTTGACGGAACAAGCTGGCATAAATATTCGATGCCCAACACCGTTTTACAAAGTTTAAAAATTGATGCTTCAGGCAGAATATATGTGGGCGGAAGTAATGAATTTGGATATTTTTTAAATAATCAAAAGGGAAATCTAGTTTATCACTCACTGTCCCAGAACTTTATAAAAAATAAAAAAATTACGAAAAACATTAATCTGATATGGAAAATTCACTGTTACCAAGATGAAGTGATTTTTCAATCCTTTACAAAAGTATTTTTTTTAAAAAAAAATAAATTACGTTACTATGAATGTAAAAACAATTTTCAGTTTTCATTTTTAGTAAATAACAAACTTTATTTTCAAGATAAAAAATTAGGTTTATTATATTACTCAAACGAGAAATTCACACCGTTAAAAGGAACTACCGCATTAAATAATTCAGAAATATGGACTATATTTCCTCTTCCAAACGGCAAATTGATAATAGCCACTTTAGAAAACGGACTATTTGTATATGACAATAATTCAATACGTCCATGGCAAACCGAAGCCAATAATTACCTTCAGAAAAACTCATCCTTAGGTGGATGCATGATTAAAAATAAATTCATTGTATTCAATACAGTTCTGAATGGAATTATAATTTCTGACTTAAATGGAAAAATAATTCAACATTTAAATAGACAAAAAGGTATCCAAAACAATACTGTCTTAAAATCATTTGTAGACAAAAAAAATAATCTCTGGTTAGGTTTAGATAATGGAATTGCTTTTGTAACTGAAAATTCTCCCTTCACTTATTTTGATTATAGCTATAACATGGGTACCGTTTATGCTTCTTTGGTTTACAAAAACACATTATATGTCGCAACAAATCAAGGTCTTTTTTATCAAAAATATGATGAAATACATTTTGACAAACCATTTAATAGAGTTGAAGGCACAATCTCACAAGCATGGAACATTCAATTGATTAACGGACAATTACTTTGTGCTAGTAATAACGGAGCATTGTTAATTGAAAACAATAAAATCGCGAAGGTGCTTAACCATCAGGGCTATTTTGGTTTCTTGAGCATTCCAAATCACCCAGATTATATTATTGGAGAAAATTACAACGGCTTTTCAATATTCAAAAAAAAGAACAATATACTCGAATTTGAAAATTCTGTAGCAGGTTTTGATGAAGCAGCAAATATGTTAGAAACATTTATAGATGATAATTTTATTTGGGTTAAAAAAAGTTCCATTTTATATCAAATGAAATTATCCGATGATTTAAAAAAATTTGAAAAAATTACAATTCACACAAAAATTAGTGAAAAATATAAAGGAATTGAAAGCATTCAAAAACTAGACGGTAAAATATATTTTCAAACAAAGAACCATTTTTACAGATATTCTAAAGAACAGGAAATTTTTTTTGAGGACAGAAAAATATCATCATTATTTAAAAATACTCTACCATTAAATAGAATAATAGAAGATAGACTTGGGAACTTATGGTATCGTTATAATACAACATTAGGTGTGCTTGAAAAAAATAAAAATGGCAATTACATCAAAAAAGAAGCTCCTTTCACTAATTTATCAGGTAATTTAGTTACCGATTACATATCTATTAACTCTGTAAATCCAAATAATGTTTTTATCGGGCTCACAGAAGGCTTAGCACATTATGATTCTACTATTCCAAACAATTTCATCACAAAACCAAAAGTTTATATAGATAGTTTTAGCTCGCTTCAAGATACAATTATAACAGGAAATCTATCTAATAGTAATGAAAATCATAATTTATCCTACAGCTCAAATCAAGTAAAATTTACATTTTCGTCGCCTATTTATGAAAATTCTCAAAACACAACCTATTCCTATAAATTAGAACCTTTTGAAGAAAATTGGACAAACTGGACTTCCAGTTCAATGAAGGAATACACCAATTTAAGAGAAGGCGACTATATTATGAAAGTTAAAGTCAAAAACAATTATGGAGTTGAATCTGAACCAGCTAAACTATATTTTACAATTTCTCCACCATGGTATCGACATTCTTTAGCCTATTTGAGTTATTTCATACTAGTTATAATAGCAGTTTACATCGTGTACAATAGGATAAAACTAAAAATCAGAAAAAACAAATATTACGAAACCATTGAACAACGAAGGCTGTATCTAGAAAAAGAATCTAAAATACGTCAAGAACAGCATGAATTAGAAAAAGAAATTGAGAAATTAAAAAATGACAACCTGCAGATTCAAATTCTTGCTAAAGACAAAGAATTAGTCACAAACTCTCTGCAAGTAGTAAAGAAAAATAAAGTTTTAAATGGAATCTTACAAAAAGTAAAAGAAATTGACATTAAGGTTTTAGATGAACCTACTAAATTTCAGGTTACTAGATTAAACAAAAGCATCATAAAAGAAGTTAATAATGACAAAAGTTGGAAAGATTTAGAAAAGCACATCAAAAATGTCCATTTCGATTTCCTAAAAAGACTTAAAGAGAAATACCCAACGATATCACCAAGAGAATTAGATTTATCAACTTATTTATTAATGAATATGTCTACAAAAGAAATTACAGAGATAATGAACATTTCTATTGGAGGAGTAGAATTAGCAAGATACAGGCTTAGAAAAAAACTAGGATTAAATAAAAAAGAAAATCTAATAGGGTTTTTAATGAGTATTTAA
- a CDS encoding TonB-dependent receptor: MKLTKLLIFCVSALFFSVVLQAQDVAITGKVNDEKGMPIPGATILIKGSTTATSSDFDGKFEIKAPSNGVLVISFVGYSTLNVQISGRTQITALLNPESQNLNEVVVVGYGTQKKMLTTGASLSLKGKDIAALKTGSAMEALQGIAPGVSVTRNSGAPGAGTKVTIRGLGTVGNSNPLYIVDGVSVDNIDYLSPSDIGSISVLKDAASAAIYGSRAANGVVLVTTVKGVKDRPAKISYDYFFGIQNIYKNLDPLNAQEYMYIMDEGMVNDGLAPKDWHGIITNNSWLNTNYPGTGGQPGTGTQYGEEIWNKLQNGWEGTNWINEMTKKDAPVVSHALNITGGSQDVTYSMGISYYDQDGVLGGNIIDAGYKRLTARMNTDIILKKNSSHNIITVGENFTYTNTQNRAVATGNIYYNDLHNGLVQNPLMPAYWQTSIDKNISEFGFSPTLDGLSTGQTNPLAVMYYRNNYNYGKGNSITGNVYAEIEPLKDLKFKSVFGITSWFGHSRSMNPTYHLGVLYNDNVDGASQGEYMGASTTWTNTLTYNKSIGDHNITGLIGTELIRDDLNDQVGGSRNGLLFPGDPKYAYINNTKSAATIGDISNYGADYAAGGGATQSFMARVQYDYKEKYLLSAILRADGSSNFGDNYRWGYFPSVSAGWVLTKEDFMSGTSGFLDFAKLRASWGQNGNQRIPNFIYSSQIAYAFPGYFFGDTKPVSGTTSYPQKVVNPNVKWEASEQLDFGLDAQLFNSKLGLTLDWYNKTTKDWLVEAPILGTFGAGPPYINGGEIENKGFEISVSWNDKIGDFKYGITLSGAQNKNTVTYIANTDGIIHGPSNVLSQGTSEVSRVQVGQPIGYFYGFKTAGILQNQDEVDAYAGPDGKPYFNDQRPGDVRFVDLNNDGVIDEKDKTYLGKPNPDFELGLQLNFEYKGVYLNSTLAGKFGMQVMQSYRSFADNPAQNYTSDIFDRWHGEGTSNTMPRLSSVSNRNTNFVSDIYMHDADYLRINNLTIGYNFNEILSNVKFISNLKMYMAVNNLYTFTNYKGMDPEVRFGHDAGWASGIDLGLYPQARTVMFGMSVDF; encoded by the coding sequence ATGAAATTAACAAAATTACTTATTTTTTGTGTTTCAGCTTTGTTTTTCTCAGTAGTCCTGCAAGCCCAGGACGTAGCCATTACTGGAAAAGTAAATGATGAAAAAGGGATGCCAATCCCAGGAGCAACTATTTTAATTAAGGGGTCGACAACTGCTACTTCCTCGGATTTTGATGGAAAATTTGAAATTAAGGCTCCTTCCAATGGTGTCTTGGTAATCAGTTTTGTGGGCTATTCAACATTAAATGTGCAAATAAGCGGGAGAACGCAAATAACAGCACTATTAAATCCGGAATCGCAAAACTTGAACGAGGTTGTTGTAGTTGGATACGGAACCCAAAAGAAGATGTTAACTACTGGTGCAAGTCTTAGCCTGAAAGGAAAAGATATTGCCGCATTGAAAACAGGTTCAGCTATGGAAGCGCTTCAAGGGATTGCTCCAGGGGTTAGTGTTACACGAAACAGCGGTGCTCCGGGCGCAGGAACAAAGGTTACGATCCGTGGATTAGGAACGGTAGGAAATTCTAATCCATTGTATATTGTTGATGGTGTGTCTGTAGATAATATTGATTATTTAAGCCCATCAGATATTGGTTCTATTTCTGTATTAAAAGATGCGGCTTCTGCGGCTATTTATGGTTCTAGAGCAGCTAATGGTGTTGTTTTGGTTACTACTGTAAAAGGAGTTAAAGACCGTCCAGCGAAGATTAGCTACGATTATTTCTTTGGTATTCAAAACATATACAAAAATTTGGATCCATTGAACGCTCAGGAATATATGTATATTATGGATGAAGGAATGGTTAATGATGGTTTAGCGCCAAAAGACTGGCATGGTATAATTACCAATAATTCTTGGCTAAATACTAATTATCCGGGAACAGGCGGACAGCCAGGAACAGGTACACAATACGGTGAAGAAATTTGGAATAAGCTTCAAAATGGTTGGGAAGGAACCAATTGGATTAATGAAATGACTAAGAAAGATGCTCCTGTGGTAAGCCATGCTTTAAATATTACAGGCGGAAGTCAGGATGTTACCTATTCTATGGGTATTTCTTATTATGATCAAGACGGTGTTTTGGGTGGAAACATTATTGATGCTGGGTATAAAAGGTTAACAGCAAGGATGAATACTGATATCATTTTGAAGAAAAACAGCAGTCATAATATTATTACTGTGGGAGAAAATTTTACTTATACTAATACACAAAATAGAGCTGTAGCAACTGGAAATATTTATTACAATGATTTGCACAATGGACTAGTGCAAAATCCTTTAATGCCAGCTTATTGGCAAACATCGATAGACAAGAATATCAGTGAATTTGGTTTCTCTCCAACTTTGGATGGATTGTCTACAGGTCAAACTAATCCTTTGGCTGTTATGTATTATCGTAATAATTACAACTATGGTAAAGGAAATAGTATTACTGGAAATGTGTATGCAGAAATTGAACCTCTTAAAGATTTGAAATTTAAATCAGTTTTTGGTATTACATCTTGGTTTGGACATAGCAGATCAATGAATCCAACTTATCATCTGGGAGTGTTATACAATGATAATGTTGATGGTGCTTCACAAGGAGAATACATGGGCGCAAGCACGACTTGGACTAATACACTTACCTACAATAAGAGCATAGGTGACCATAATATTACAGGTTTAATCGGGACTGAATTAATTAGAGATGATTTAAATGATCAAGTAGGCGGTTCTAGAAATGGGTTGCTTTTTCCAGGTGATCCAAAATATGCTTACATCAACAATACAAAAAGTGCAGCAACGATAGGGGATATTAGCAACTATGGTGCTGATTATGCCGCGGGAGGCGGTGCTACACAGTCTTTTATGGCAAGAGTACAATATGATTATAAAGAGAAATATTTATTATCAGCTATTTTGCGTGCTGATGGTTCATCTAATTTCGGAGATAATTATAGATGGGGTTATTTTCCATCGGTTTCTGCTGGATGGGTATTAACTAAAGAGGATTTTATGTCTGGTACTTCAGGATTTTTAGATTTTGCCAAACTAAGAGCGAGTTGGGGACAAAATGGAAACCAAAGAATACCTAACTTCATTTACTCCTCTCAAATAGCGTATGCATTTCCAGGTTATTTCTTTGGAGATACCAAACCAGTATCTGGAACTACATCATATCCTCAAAAAGTTGTTAATCCAAATGTTAAATGGGAAGCTTCAGAGCAATTGGATTTTGGATTAGATGCACAGCTTTTTAATTCAAAATTGGGATTAACTTTGGATTGGTATAACAAAACGACCAAGGATTGGTTGGTTGAGGCCCCTATTTTGGGTACTTTTGGTGCAGGACCGCCATATATTAATGGAGGAGAAATTGAAAATAAAGGATTTGAAATTTCGGTTAGCTGGAATGATAAAATAGGTGATTTTAAATACGGTATAACTCTTAGCGGAGCTCAAAATAAAAATACAGTTACCTACATAGCTAATACTGACGGAATAATTCATGGACCAAGTAATGTGTTATCACAAGGAACATCAGAAGTTTCGAGAGTGCAAGTGGGACAGCCTATTGGTTATTTTTATGGTTTTAAAACTGCAGGAATTTTGCAAAATCAAGACGAAGTTGATGCTTATGCAGGTCCTGATGGAAAACCTTACTTTAATGATCAGCGTCCTGGAGATGTTCGATTTGTCGATTTAAATAATGATGGAGTTATTGATGAAAAAGATAAAACGTATCTAGGTAAACCAAATCCTGATTTTGAATTAGGTTTGCAGTTGAATTTTGAATACAAAGGAGTATATTTAAATTCAACATTAGCTGGAAAATTTGGTATGCAGGTAATGCAATCTTATAGATCATTTGCAGATAATCCTGCTCAAAATTACACATCGGATATTTTTGATCGCTGGCATGGTGAAGGAACTTCAAATACAATGCCTAGATTGAGTTCAGTATCTAACAGAAATACTAATTTTGTTTCGGATATTTATATGCATGATGCTGATTATTTGAGAATTAACAACTTGACAATTGGTTATAATTTTAATGAAATATTGTCTAATGTTAAATTTATTTCTAATCTAAAAATGTATATGGCTGTTAATAACCTTTACACTTTTACTAATTATAAAGGAATGGATCCAGAGGTTCGTTTTGGACATGATGCAGGCTGGGCTTCTGGAATTGACCTTGGTTTATACCCACAGGCAAGAACAGTAATGTTTGGAATGAGTGTTGACTTTTAA
- a CDS encoding RagB/SusD family nutrient uptake outer membrane protein, whose product MKKLKYFIAVSIIFVATSCTDYLDTENIYGKSLETYYKTPTDITEAMSGVYNAIYTNSPNSEESIAANLMDNMMLGGGGPDDKAAKWTDAFEDPTEDTYRDMWVQSYNGIARANAIIENTATADFSKYFASKAEAEEFKQNAIGEATFMRAFFYFRLAKFFGGVPLIVKVSDPKDVARATYTETFAQIATDLKTAITMLPAKPFPSIPTADYGHANKWVAEAYMARVYLMYTGYMTNIEKKATNDLPTVGGASLTAADVAGYLNDCMSKSGYALASDFRNIWPYSNVNKSAGTNVLPWAAANNLAWIGQDGSHPTFGTGNYETMFVQRFSFGDWGWTNGQSYTNRYALFTSLRGNSLRPFGEGWGWCTVNPKIFNDWADTDPRKLGSILQVGKAEQGTDGYASDKGDHETGLFNKKYTSLQHFVPGTTTVKGMFVQMYAWSNADMQLMHAQDFIFMRYADVLLMHSEITGTATGLNAVRARAGLGAVGYSLAALKEERLHELAFEGLHWFDLVRWGDVDTAFSGSFPVRNSGSNGTYTLKYRPETKGLAPIPETEVRLSSGVYNQNPGW is encoded by the coding sequence ATGAAAAAATTAAAATATTTTATAGCTGTTTCAATAATTTTTGTTGCAACTAGCTGTACGGATTACTTGGATACAGAAAATATTTATGGAAAAAGCTTAGAAACTTATTATAAGACTCCAACCGATATTACTGAAGCAATGTCTGGTGTTTATAATGCTATCTATACCAATAGTCCTAATAGTGAAGAGTCTATTGCGGCTAATCTAATGGATAATATGATGCTAGGCGGAGGAGGACCTGATGATAAGGCGGCTAAATGGACTGATGCTTTTGAAGATCCTACAGAGGATACTTATCGTGATATGTGGGTTCAATCTTATAATGGTATAGCAAGAGCCAATGCGATTATTGAAAATACTGCCACGGCTGATTTTTCTAAATATTTCGCCAGTAAAGCAGAAGCAGAAGAGTTTAAACAAAATGCAATTGGAGAAGCTACCTTTATGAGAGCCTTTTTCTATTTCCGATTGGCTAAGTTTTTTGGAGGTGTTCCTTTGATTGTAAAGGTAAGTGACCCTAAAGATGTTGCGAGAGCTACTTATACAGAAACATTTGCACAAATTGCGACTGACTTAAAAACAGCTATAACGATGTTACCAGCAAAGCCTTTTCCCAGCATTCCTACAGCTGATTATGGGCATGCCAATAAATGGGTTGCTGAGGCTTATATGGCACGTGTTTATTTAATGTACACTGGTTATATGACCAATATTGAAAAAAAGGCTACAAATGATTTACCAACAGTAGGCGGTGCAAGTTTGACCGCTGCCGATGTTGCTGGTTACTTAAACGATTGTATGAGTAAAAGCGGTTATGCTTTAGCTTCAGATTTCAGAAATATTTGGCCTTATTCTAATGTAAATAAGAGTGCAGGAACAAATGTATTACCATGGGCCGCTGCAAATAACTTAGCTTGGATAGGTCAAGATGGTTCTCACCCAACTTTTGGCACAGGAAATTATGAAACTATGTTTGTACAACGATTTTCATTTGGGGATTGGGGCTGGACAAATGGTCAATCATATACTAATAGATACGCTTTATTTACCTCACTGCGTGGCAATTCTTTAAGACCTTTTGGAGAAGGATGGGGATGGTGTACGGTAAACCCAAAAATATTTAATGATTGGGCTGATACTGATCCAAGAAAATTAGGTTCTATACTACAAGTAGGAAAAGCAGAGCAAGGTACTGATGGATATGCCTCAGATAAAGGAGATCATGAAACAGGTTTATTTAACAAAAAGTATACTTCTTTGCAGCATTTCGTTCCAGGCACAACTACTGTTAAAGGAATGTTTGTCCAAATGTATGCTTGGTCTAATGCAGATATGCAGTTAATGCATGCTCAGGATTTTATTTTCATGCGCTATGCTGATGTATTACTTATGCACTCTGAAATTACGGGTACTGCAACTGGTTTAAATGCAGTAAGAGCAAGAGCAGGATTAGGAGCCGTTGGTTATTCTCTAGCAGCTTTGAAAGAAGAACGTTTACACGAACTTGCTTTTGAAGGTTTGCACTGGTTTGATTTAGTGCGTTGGGGAGATGTTGATACAGCTTTTAGTGGCTCTTTTCCAGTAAGAAATTCTGGCAGTAATGGAACTTATACGTTAAAGTATAGACCTGAGACTAAAGGATTGGCGCCAATTCCAGAAACAGAAGTAAGATTGTCAAGTGGAGTTTATAATCAAAATCCGGGGTGGTAA